GATTACCTCACTTTGGCCACCCAGAATATCCATATCAAATAATCGTGGAGCCAACGGAGCGAGTTCTGGAATAATAGTTGGAGCTGCACCCGCATTTGCGACTACCACCTGCGTGGTATCCCACGTTATTTTATCATCCGTTACCAGTTGCCACTGATTTTCTGCGGCATGAATCGCCACAACCGACTGGGCCACCGTAGTGATCAACGGATGATCTAACAGTTGTTGTAGTAGTAACTCGGGGCATGCATACGCGCCATTCAAAAAAAACAACGCGCCTTGTCTCAATTCCGTTTGCGCCAACCGGCTGGCGCTATGCTTATCCTTATATTGTACCCAATCTGAAGCAAAGCCGAGCCCCTCTACTGTTTTTTGCGCTGTTTTTGCCTCTTCCTCTGTTGATTGGACGACTAATGAGCCACAAAAATGCAAACTAGAACCTATAAATGCATGCCAACGTTGCTTAGCTCGCCACAGCCCTGCTCGGCTTAGACGAGCCCGAGGCGCATCATCGCTAGTAATCAATGGGGTAAGTGCAACCGCAGCATGCCCTTGATGTGCCGCGCCCAACCCCCGCGAAAAGACCGGATCAAAGACGACCGAGGCCACACCTCGTTGAGCTAAGGCGTATGCCGTTGCCGCTCCGGCAATGCCGCCCCCAATAATTAACACCGGTTTACTTGGTCGAGGAGCATAGTCGTGGCCTAAATGTGGTCGCAACCAAGCCCGTGTCATATGACGTTTTCCTGCAAAACCGGGATGACGCTCGACCACAAAACCCGAGTCCTGCAAATTTTTACGTACCTGAGCTGCTGAACACCACGTCGCCGCCGTCGCGTTAACTGCCGCCATACGGACCAATTGCCCAAACACCTCTTTAGACCACATCGCCGGATTCACCCGAGGCGCAAAACCATCTAAGTAAAACGCATCGGCCTTGCAGTCCATCCGTTTGGTGGCTTGGGCTATATCCCCAAAGAACAACGTTAAAGTCACGGCTGACTGCTCAAACTCTAAGCGATGAATTCCGGGTAACAAAAGTGGCCATTGTGCTATTAACTGATCGGCTAAGTCTCGTAACTCAGCCGGCGTATTTTGTAGCATTTGAATCAAATGCACTGCGGAAAAAGGATGCGCCTCAAAGGAGACAAAATGCAGACGACGGCTACGCTGCGAATCGGTTTTCCACGCATGCCATGTGGTTAAAAAATTATTCCCTAAACCAAAGCCGGTTTCAACGATGGTGAACTGATCTCGCCCTTGCCACCGCTCCGGTAAACCATTGCCCTGCAAAAATACATACTGAGCTTGCTCCATTGCTCCAGAAGCGGCGTGATATACATCTTCGTACTGATCGCTATACGCTAAGCCACTATCAGTAAAAGTAGGTGTAGCAGGGATAAGGGGTTGAAATGCGCGCGTCATATAATTACAGTTAAATGATAGGTTACCCGTATCATCTCATTTATCTGGATGTCACGAGGACACCACCACGTTAAAGTCATTCTATTTAGGTTGTGTTATGCAAACATCCTTAGCGTTAAGCAGCAGCTTAGAAGCTGCTGTTCAAGCCGCCCATGCAGGCGCAGCTATTTTACAAGCCTACGCCTCAAACCGCAGCGAATTAGTCATTGACCTAAAAATGCGTAATGATCTGGTTTCCCAAGCTGACCGCGAAGCAGAGTTTGCTGTAATCGATATTTTACGCAGTCAAACCCCAGAGTTTGGAATTATTGCCGAAGAAAGTGGGGGCCAAGCTAGCGGTCAAGCCTCTTGGTGCATTGACCCTCTGGATGGCACTACAAATTTTCTGCATGGAATTCCTCACTATGCGGTTTCTATTGCGCTCATTGCCCACGCAGGTACGCAAGTCAATGGCGAAATTCTCGCGGTTGACACGCCTGTGATTGGCGTAGTCTATGACCCCAATCGCGAGGAAATGTTTACTGCCATGTACGGTGCAGGCTCATGGTTGAATGGACAACGCATCTACTGTTCACATGCGGACTCACTGGCTAACAGCGTAGTCGCCACAGGATTTCCTTTCCGTGATTTTAGCTTTGCCGATCAATACATGCCCGCCCTCCATTATGCGATTGAGCATACCCGTGGCATTCGTCGCCATGGTGCGGCGGCCTTAGATTTAGCTTGGGTCGCATGCGGTCGTTTTGACGCCTATTGGGAAATGGGGCTCGCCCCGTGGGATGTTGCAGCAGGTACCATTATCGTAAGAGAGGCCGGTGGCATCAGTGAAGATATCTATGAACAACTGCCTTGGCCTAGCCGTGGCTATGTTTACTCAGGCGGAAAAACAGTCGCCCCTGAACTACTTGATATGCTCAAGCCACACCTGAAATACCCACAAAAACCATAGGGTTTATGGTGAACACGGCTTCCCACAGCAAATAACTACGGAATACTATAGGTTTCTTATCTATTTGTTCTGTACGCTAAAGCTCAAGGTGAATCCATGACCACACTTCCTCCGCTGTCTGACTGGCACGACGAATTCATTACCATACGTCGCGACCTACACCAATTTCCAGAACTGGGCTACGAGGAGCTTCGTACCGCTGACAAAATAGCCCAGCTATTACAAAGTTGGAATATCCCTATTCATCGCGGCTTAGGCATAACAGGCGTTGTGGGTATATTACAAGGCACACAAGGCCCAGGAAAAACAATCGGCTTACGCGCCGATATTGATGCACTGCCTATGCCTGAGCAAAATAATTTTGCACACAAAAGCCAACACGAAGGCAAAATGCATGCGTGTGGCCATGATGGTCACACTACTATGTTGCTGGCCGCAGCTAAATACCTCGCCTCTCATAATGACTTTATGGGTACAGTGTATTTTATTTTTCAGCCTGCCGAAGAAGGCTTAGGCGGTGCCAAAAAAATGATCGAAGACGGGCTATTTACCTTATTTCCGATGGATGCGGTATTTGGCATTCATAATTGGCCTAATATGCCTGCAGGCCATTTTGGTCTACGTTCGGGGGCGATTATGGCCTCTAGCAATACGTTTTCCATTCAAATCCAAGGCAAAGGTGCTCATGGTGCCATGCCGCATTTAGGGGCTGACCCTATTTTGGCTGCGGTGCATATTGCCCAAGGTATTCAATCCATCATCAGCCGCAATATCGATCCCTTAGATCATGCTGTCGTCAGCATTACTCAAATCCATGCGGGCTCAGCCGATAACGTCATTCCTGATAGCGCTCAAATCCGAGGCACTGTACGCACCTTTAGTACAGAAACCTTAGATCTCATTGAGCAGCGCCTTCAGCTCATCTGCCAAAGCAGTGCCTCCGCACTGGGCTGCTCTGCGACCATGGACTTTGATCGTCGCTACCCCCCCACTATCAACCATGCCGCCGAAACTCTTTTTTGTGCTGATCTTTTAAAAGACTGGTTGGGGCCAGATCGTGTGATTGACCCTGTCACCCCCTCTATGGGGGCTGAGGACTTTTCTTTTATGTTAGAGCAAGTACCCGGTTGTTATTTATTTCTGGGGAATGGCTCCGGAGATCATCGAGTCGCTGGCCATGGTTTAGGGCCATGCACGTTGCATAATGGCAGCTATGATTTCAATGATGACCTGATCCCTATCGGGGCGACCTATTGGGTCAAACTGGCGACTGAATGGCTAAAACCAGCCTAATTTTCAGCTTTAACAAAACTTTGGGGGCAACTCTGCTAGGCTTCTAGGTACAATAATAGCCATTTTCTTTGTATTTAGGAGTCCCCATGAGCTCAGCGCTAATTTCCATCCCCAAAGACCGCGACCCCGTTTTACGCGTCATACCTATGCCTGGCGATGCCAATATGTATGGCGACGTGTTCGGGGGCTGGATCATGGCTCAGGTGGACGTAGGCGGATCGGTAGCCGCCTCACGACGCGCTCATGGCCGAGTTGCCACCATCGCGGTCAATTCCTTTACCTTTAAGCAGCCTGTTTTCGTCGGTGATTTGCTTAGTGTCTATGCCGAAATCATCAAAACAGGAAATACCTCTATTACGGTTTCCGTAGAGGTCTTTGCGGAGCGCAAATTACTCCCCGACGAAACGGTGAAAGTCACTGAGGCCGTCCTCACTTATGTCGCCACCGATGATCAGCGCCGCAGCCGCCCCCTACCCGCTATAGAATAATATGACTCAAACCGCTTCAGCCACCCCTTCCGCCCGCCCAAAACTTCGTCGATTAGACCCCGAAGACGCTCAGCTTGCGCTGCATCGCCTCCAAGGCATTTTAAAGCGTCAAGAGGTCGTCAACCTTCTCACTGAAAAACAGACGTCTGGGGATGATCGCTCTGAAATCCTCTCTAGTCTTACGCATCGTCGTCACGAAAATGAAATTCGTGCCATCATTAATAACCTGCACCCTGCAGATATCGCTTTTATTCTTGAGTCCTTACCCGAGGCGGAGCGCCAGCTTGTTTGGGATCAAGTTGAAAAAGAACATGATGCGGATGTATTACTAGAGATCGAAGATTGGGTTCGTGAATCCTTAATCAAAGCCATGGATGCCGATGAGCTAATCGCCGCTGCGTCCAACATGGATGCCGATGAGATTGCAGAGCTGGCCTCCGACTTACCTGCTGATGTGATGGCAGAGGTGCAAAAAGGATTAACTGAGGCTGAACGAGCACAATTAATAGCGGCAATGGGCTACCCCGAGGACACGGTGGGTGCCATTATGGACTTTGAGATGGTACGCGTCCGAGAAGACGTCTCTCTAGAGGTGGTGTTACGTTATTTGCGCCGCCTACAAGAACTACCCAACCACACGGATCAAGTATTTGTTGTAGATAGAGAAGACCGGCTCCAAGGCACACTATCTCTCACGACCTTGCTGGTTTCTGATCCTGATAGTTTGGTCTCATCGGTCATGAGCACCGATTATTTTAGTCTGCACCCTTTAGATCCAGACACAGATGCCGCCAGTGCATTTGAACGCTATGACTTGGTTTCTGCTGCGGTGGTTGATGATTTTGGGCGTCTAATTGGACGAGTCCCCATTGATGAGGTGGTGGACGTACTTCAAGAGGACTCTCAAGAACAAGAATTATCTCGTGCAGGTCTACAAGAAGAGGATATTTTTGCTCCGGTACTCAGTGCTTTGCGCAACCGAGCGCCGTGGCTACTTATTAACCTATGTACTGCAGCCACAGCCTCTTTTGTAGCCTCTCGTTTCGAGGACACGGTCAGCCATATCGTGATTTTGGCTTTTCTTATGTCTATTGTGGCAGGGATTGGCGGTAACTCGGGGAACCAAACCATGACGATGGTAATTCGTGCAATGGCAATGGGACGCATTACGGGGGTTAATATTTGGCCTTTAGTCAAACGCGAACTACTCGTGACCTTTTTAGTTGGTATGTGTGGCAGTCTGGTCACGGCAGGATTTGCTTGGTTTATTTCACGCTCCATTCCTATTGCTTTAGTGATGATGGCAGCCATGATTGGGAATATGCTTGTCGGAGCCACACTGGGGGTTTTAATCCCTACATTACGTAGCCGCTTTGGCAAAGACCCCGCAATGGGGTCTTCGGTATTGCTCACCTTTGGTACTGACTCATTAGGCTTTTTCCTATTTTTAGGACTAGCAACCGTATTTTTACTGTAATGCCGGTGTCCCTATACACAGCTCTTGCAACTGTTGCTGCAAGAGCTGTAGAGCCGCCTCATTACCACCAATAAAAACCAACTGGGTCTTTTGTAGTAGGGTTCGACTAGGGGTAAGACGCCACTGTCCACCCGTAAACTGCAACACGCAACTGTGTGCATCTGGTGCAGCCAAGACCATGCCCTTTGCCCTATACAACTCTGACGCATACGACTCAAGCAGCTGCTTTAACTGCTGCAAATCAACCAACGCCTCTGTTTCAAAGCTAAAACTATGCCAACCAACTGATCCTGACGACATCGTGAAAGGCTGCTTTTTCGTCGCGGAGGCTTCGTCTATTGCGCTCAAGTCATAATCAATTTGCGCTTGGCTTTGATCAATCAATACCTGCAGTGCCTCTGGAATCTGCCTAGAGTCCTGTAAGCGGTTCAGAACCAATCGAGTCGCACTACGTATTTGTTGTGCCCACACCTGATTCACACGGCTATCTTGTGCATGTTGCTGAGCCAATGACACATCAACAAAACACCAGACTTCTGCTAAATCAAACCGCGAAGACACCCGCACCATATCCGCCACTCTGGCCGCGTTCGCCACCCCACTAATTTCAATATAAAGCGCTGCTGGCGCCGGATCTGACCTAGCAATTTCGGCAAGCTTCTCTGCCATGCTGCCCCCCAAGGTGCAGCAAACACAGCCGTTATTCAGACGTATTATTTGATCGTCCTGATAAACGATCAAATCAGCATCCACGTTAATTTGGCCAAAATCATTAACCAATACTAAGCTATTAGCCGGAACACCTTGGGCCAGTAATCGATTTAAAAAGGTAGTTTTACCGGCTCCTAAAAAGCCGGTAAATATCGTGACAGGAATACGATTAGCCGTTGTTGGCATATACCTGCCCCCCTAACACTGTCGCCTGCACCACTAAATCTGGAAGATCATCGCTATCGATGTCATAGAGATCTTTATCTAACACCACCATATCTGCATATTTACCTACCTCTAGGCTGCCGACTTTATCGTCCATGTGTAAGGTATAAGCCGCACCTAAAGTCACTGCATATAAAGCCTGCTGTATGGTCAGGGATTCGTGTTCACCCAAGGATTGACCACTGGCGGTTTTGCGAGCAATAGAACACCACATAGAAAACAGGGGCCCTAATGGCGTTACCGGAGCATCAGAGTGCATGGCCACAGGAATATTCAAAGACAACGCCGAAGACAAAGGCTGCATACGACGTGAGCGACTATAGCCTAGCGTTTTATCCCGATGAATATCACCCCAATAATAAATATGATTGACGAACATATTCAAACAAACCCCCAATTTAGCCGCCCGACGCATCTGTGCCTGACTAATAAATTGGCAATGCTGCAATGTGTGACGATGATCTGCCCGATACCATAAGGTTTGGGCTTCTTCGATGGCATCCAAAATCAGTTCAACGGCCTCATCCCCATTTGTATGAATATGTAATTGCAGTCCGGCCTGATGGTAATCTAAAACAATCTGTTTAAGTGTTTCTGGGGGGGCATTCCAAATGCCATTTTCATGCCCATTATGGTAACCAGGCCACAACATACGTGCTGAAAAACCCTGAATCGAACCATCAGTCATTAACTTTACTAAACCAAACTGCAGCTTATCCGTATTGTCTTTTTGGCATGCAAACACACGCTCTATGCCCTGATTATTTTGCCAATCTAAGGCCGCTATTGCTGGAACTAAACGCACAGCATAGTCCGAGGCGGCTGTCGCCGTTTTAAGTACTTCAACCCCTGTATCACTTAAGGGATTATACAAATCGGTTACGGTGGTGATACCTGTGCGCTGCGCTGCTTTGGCATAGTTTTCTAAGGTTTTTGTACTAGCGACCTCTTCAAAAATGCTACGCCCTAAGGCTTCAAATACGGCAAACATCGCTGCCATCTCGCGCAACTCTCCATTGGGCAAACCATCTGTACCCAACATCACCCCCTCTACATCACTATTTGTATGCAGTGAGGTTTGAGCCAACATATGGCTATTCACCGTCATTAGATGCAAGTTCGCGTGAAAAATCACGACAGGTCTATCAGAAACCACCTCATCGATAATTTTTTTGTCTAAACGCGCACCCTCAAAATAGACTGGGTCAAAGCCCCAAGCAATCAAAGGTTCACCTGCAGGCAGCTGCTGTGCATAATCCCGTAGGTTTTTTTGAATTTGCTCTAGGCTTTGACACCCTTGCCACGGTTTACCATCTGGATCATGACGAGGAAAATAACCTAAATATAAATAACTCCACATCGCGCCTTCGAGGGCATGACTATGCCCCTCTACAAAGCCCGGATAGATATATTGATTAGCAAATCGTTTATCAAGCGTGAATGAACCTAAGTCCTCTAGTTCATTTAAAGGCCCAACCCCTATTACCTTACCGTCTTTAACGGCAATGTGCGTGGCCTCTGGTAAAGAAGGGTCCATAGTAATAATGCGCTTTGCTTCAAAAACCGTAATCATGCAACTATTCTCCTAATGCCGCAGCAGGGCTAAATGATGCTGCTGCATTTTTCTTCATCAATAAAGGCATTAATGCCAAAGGAACAAACACCGTTGCTGCCATTGCCAGCAAATAGGTACTAGGGCTAACAGAGGGAGCAATAGGAGTTAAAATAAACAGTACGGGCAAGTTCACTAAAACAATCGCTAAGTTAAAGAATGCAAGCTCTTTGGCTACAGAGGTGCTGAAATCAGCATCTAATAACCTAAGTAACAACAAACCTGTTCCGGTTGATCCTGTACAACACCCAAATGAGGTCAAAGCTCGCTCCGGGGCTAATTTTCCACTGAGCTTAGCGCTGTACCAACAAAGAATAAATGTCGCGATGGTGACGGCAGCGGCCACCAAAAGAATCGGCGCTAATAATGAATACAACACGGCAAAAGAAATACTCATGATGGTACCCACCACCATAAAGTCTACCGAAGCCCCTGTAATTCGCTTAAAGGTCTCATCATCCACATACTGATCCCAACCCGCTTTATCAATCACTAATCGCATTAACACGCATACACCTAAGCCATGCACAAAAAACATATTGTGGCTAAAGAGCACAGCAATATTGATCCCAAAAGGCTCATAGCCTGCAGTGGCTGCCTGCATAAGCTTTAGCCAAATGTGCGTGATCACATATGCCACACCCAGCAAACCTAAATGCCACGCCATACTGTCCATATTGGCACTATGTGTTACTAAGCGAGTTGTGCTTTTCCCCTGATTAACATTGAAAAAACCGGCTAAAAACGTTGCATCAATGGAGGACGTTTTATTTAAGTTTTGGCCTTTATTAATAACTCGACGAGCAGCTGGCACCCCAACCACAAAGGCCACTAAAAAGCCTAATGAGGCATAAATTAACCCCACCTGTGTGGCATTAACAATGCCATATTGTTTTTCCCAAATACCACCATACGTCAAAGCTTGACCCGGTCCTTGCGTAAAACCATGTGTAATCAAAGCACCTAAAAACGGCCCTACTTGGCTACCTGTTAAGGCGTCATAGCAGACAATCAAGCCGTAACCAATCAGAGCCTGCAGACCTAAGCTAGCCGTCCAAATTAGGGTTAGCCACATGCCTCCTCTGACAATACTATCACCCGCCAATGATTTATCCTTGCTGCTACCTGTTAAACACAGGGACATAAAACTCAGCGTGAAAAAATGGAAAGTTAAGGTGTTGAAATCAACGGCCTTATACGAAGGAATCCAATTTAAAGACAGTAATAAAAAACCGATGAGCCCGCCTAGAATACTGGCGGGTACGAGTGAGCTTTGCAGTAAAGGGATGTTTTTGCGTAGCACCCCACCCACAAATAACATCACACCCATTAAAGCAAAGGCAATAATGCCGTGGAATGAATCTTCCATCGCAACCTCCTTAGTGAGATTTATCATTTTCATTTAGCCTCTAAGCTTGAGGACTAAAGTTATTATGCGAGGGAGTTCAATTATTTCTATATAGGTATTCACCCCATTTTGTCTCGGAAAATGAGATAAAAGCATAAGCCCTAGGGTTATCACCATATAAAAAGCCCCGATTGATATATATCAATCGGAGCTTTTTACCAAAACAATGATACTAATTAGGCTAAACGACCATGACAATGTTTGTAGCGTTTACCACTACCACAAGGACAATCGTCATTACGGCCGACTCGGGGGATATCTGTATCGTTAGCCTCGGCTGTCGCCGTTGCTATCCCGGGGTCTTCGCCACTGAGAGCGGCATCATAATCAGAGTGATGATAACTGACGTTTTCTAATTCCACTGCTGGTGTTGGTTCTGGTTGAGGCGCTGTCTGAATCTGCACCGTCAACAATGTTTTAATCACCTCATCACGGATACGATCTAACAGATCAGAAAACAGCTCAAAAGCCTCACGCTTGTATTCTTGCTTAGGGTCTTTTTGAGCATATCCACGTAAGTGAATACCTTGACGCAAATGATCCAATGCCTGCAAATGACCACGCCATTGCGTATCAATGGATTGCAACATAATAGAGCGCTCAAAACCACCCCATTGCTCTGCACCAACCAATGCCGTTTTTTGCTCTAGAATCTCTTTAGATAGATCTAAAACACGATCTAAAAGGTCTTCTTGAGTTAGATGCGTCTCTTTTTCGACTAAGCTAACTAAATCAATATCCAAGCGGAACTGTTTAGCCAAAGCGTCTTGTAGGCCTTTAATATCCCATTGCTCCTCCATGCTTTCTTCGGGCACATACTGATGGAAGAAATCCGTTACAGACGCCTCGCGCATAAAAGCAATATTCTCAGAGATATCAGAAGACTCTAGAACCTCATTACGTTGTGCGTAGATGACCTTACGCTGATCATTAGCCACATCATCAAACTGCAATAACTGTTTGCGAATATCGAAGTTACGGGCCTCGACTTTACGTTGCGCAGACTCAATCGAACGCGTTACCATGCGCGCCTCGATGGGCTCGCCCTCGGGTAAGCGTAGACGCTCCATAATGTTACGTACACGATCTCCCGCAAAAATGCGCATCAGCGAATCATCTAGGGACAAATAAAAGCGTGAGGAGCCCGGATCACCTTGTCGGCCCGCACGACCACGTAACTGATTATCAATACGACGCGATTCGTGACGCTCTGTACCAATAATACGTAAACCACCTGCCGCTTTTACCTGTTCGTTGATGGGTTTCCACTCAGCTTGAATGGCATCGATGGCTTGAGTTTTTTGCTCTGGGGTTAGGCTTTCATCATGTTGAATTTCAGCAATTTGACTAGTTAACGAACCACCTAGCACAATATCTGTACCCCGGCCCGCCATATTTGTGGCAATTGTGATACTGCCGGGCTTACCGGCGTCCGCTACAATTTGTGCCTCACGTTCGTGTTGCTTTGCATTCAACACCTCGTGTTTTAAACCGGCTTTTTGCAATAGGCCAGACAACAACTCGGAGTTTTCAATACTGGTTGTACCCACCAATACAGGCTGACCGCGTTCGTGACAATCTTTAATGTCAGCCAAAATAGCATTGTATTTTTCTTGATCGGTTTTAAAAACCTGATCATTTTGATCGATACGAACCATCGGTCGGTTCGTTGGAATAACGACGGTTTCTAAGCTGTAAATTTCTTGGAACTCAAACGCCTCTGTATCCGCTGTCCCTGTCATACCCCCCAGTTTTTCGTACATACGGAAGTAGTTCTGGAACGTAATCGACGCCATGGTCTGATTTTCGTTCTGAATGGCGACGTTTTCTTTGGCCTCTACGGCTTGGTGTAGGCCCTCGGACCAGCGGCGACCAGACATCAACCGACCCGTAAATTCGTCAACAATCACAATTTCATCGTTTTGCACTACGTAGTGTTGATCACGATTGAAAAGAGTATGTGCGCGCAATGCCACCATAATATGGTGCATTAGCGAAATATGACGCGGCTCGTATAAGGACTCGCCCTCGGGGAGCAAGCCTAAGTCAGACAAAATTTTCTCTGCCTTTTCGTGCCCAGCCTCTGAGATATGAACCTGCTGTGCCTTTTCGTCAACCCAGTAGTCCCCCTCGGGCTCGGGCTCTTGGGGCTTAGGCTCCTCTGTCATGCGTGTCAGCATGGGCGGAACGGCATTAATCGCCTGATATAGCACCGTATTATCATCTGCCTGACCGGAGATAATTAACGGCGTACGGGCCTCATCAATAAGAATCGAGTCCACCTCGTCAACAATAGCAAAGAACAAGCCACGTTGACGACGTTCTGCCGCGTGGTATTCCATATTGTCACGTAAGTAGTCAAAGCCAAACTCGTTGTTCGTACCATAGGTGATATCTGACTGATACGCCGCCTTTTTTTCCTCGTTAGGCTGGTTAGGGACGACTACGCCTACCGACAACCCTAAAAAATTATAGAGTTTCGCCATGGTTTCGGCATCTCGGCGGGCTAAGTAATCGTTCACCGTTACAACGTGAACGCCTTTACCTGCGAGGGCATTCAAATAAACGGCTAAGGTCGCCATTAGGGTTTTACCCTCACCCGTGCGCATCTCTGCAATTTTACCGTTATGTAAGGCAATGGCCCCTAACATCTGCACATCAAAGTGACGCATGTTATAGACGCGTTTAGCCGACTCTCTTACCACGGCAAATGCCTCTGGCAATAGGGAGTTTAAGGACTTTCCATCCGCTATACGTTGGCGAAATTCGTCTGTTTTAGCCCGTAGCGCCTCGTCACTAAGTGACTGGTATTCGGGTTCAAGCGCGTTGATTTGTGCAACTTGCTTGCGGTACTGTTTAAGCAGCCTATCGTTGCGACTGCCAAAAAGCTTTCTGAGCAAAGAAACCATTCTTGTATCGTCTAGGTAAGATTCACAGTACACACAAAAAAAGTGTGTACCTACTCCCATTCCTATTATTCGGGTTAAGAGAAAACTGGCAACATAACAATACAGTTTAACGCAGCTTGATGCCAATGGTATTATTCTGTTTTTTCAGCCTGTGCAATCAAACTGTCAGAATGACCTCCTGGTAAAAACAACATTGGGTCTAAAGGCTGATTTTCAAGGCGTACCTCGAAGTGCAAATGCGCCCCTGTAGTACGACCTGTGGCCCCGACCCGAGCAATCATTTGTCCTTTTTCAACCACATCACCCAAGCGCACTAAAATAGATGAAGCATGCGCATAACGGGTAATCAATCCATCACCATGTGCAATTTCAACCGTCTTACCATAACCGCTAAGATAACGAGCCTCTGTCACTATACCACCCGAAGCCGCCACAATTGGGGTACCTACAGGGGCTGAAAAATCAATTCCCTCGTGCATTTTTTGACGGCCCGTAATCGGATGTCGGCGCCAACCAAAATTAGAGGTGGCATAGCTGACATCCACAGGGTGCGTAGTGGGAAAGCGAGCCTGATTAGCTAAACGATGACTCAAGACCGTATCCAGCATAGTTAGCCAATCTTGCCGTTGTGATAAGCTATGATTTAGATCATCTAATTGTCGACCTAAGTCTTGGGCATTACCTATGAGCGGGTAGTCCTCGCCCATCTCCATGTGATTGGTGACCTCGGGGTCTGTGTACATGACCCCAGCACTATCCGCTACACGTCGTCCCAGTTGTTCCATTTCGATGACTTTAGCTTGTAAATCACCTACGCGTTGGGCTAAGTGCTGCACACTTTGTTGTAAATACAGTGCATCGCGCTCTTGGGCTTGATTGAGCAACTGCAACTGTTCAGGGGCTAATTGCTTTACACCTAGTTTGGACTGCACCAAAGCCCCTGCTGCTGCCGATAAGCTCAGCCCCACTACGATCAGCACTAAGCGGCTCAAAAAGCCATTGTGTGCCGTCCTTGCTTTTACTTTCATTAAATAAATAATCCTTATGTCTAGGGCTTTTTTCCAACGATTTAACTCTCGATCCAGTGAACCGGCTAGTCCTGTGATGGGATGGCTGGAAAAAGATCCCCAACAACTACTGCAAACAGCACAACGCTATTTGCAACTAGAGCAATTGATCCAACAAGCCTTGCCTGACGGATTACGTCTTTGCCGCGTGGCTCAGATAGATAGACAAGCCGTAACGATTGCAGTTCCCAGTGCTGCCCACGCAAATAAGTTACGCCAACTCACCCCTAGCCTTTTGCTTCATTTGCAACAGCATAAATGGCAGATTAATCAACTACAGATACAAATCCAATCCGTACTTTTCACAGGGGTTAAACCCTTAGGTGAAGTCCGCAGGGGAGGAGCAGGTATTGATGCGACTGGACTCGCGGC
This Paenalcaligenes faecalis DNA region includes the following protein-coding sequences:
- a CDS encoding CobW family GTP-binding protein, whose translation is MPTTANRIPVTIFTGFLGAGKTTFLNRLLAQGVPANSLVLVNDFGQINVDADLIVYQDDQIIRLNNGCVCCTLGGSMAEKLAEIARSDPAPAALYIEISGVANAARVADMVRVSSRFDLAEVWCFVDVSLAQQHAQDSRVNQVWAQQIRSATRLVLNRLQDSRQIPEALQVLIDQSQAQIDYDLSAIDEASATKKQPFTMSSGSVGWHSFSFETEALVDLQQLKQLLESYASELYRAKGMVLAAPDAHSCVLQFTGGQWRLTPSRTLLQKTQLVFIGGNEAALQLLQQQLQELCIGTPALQ
- a CDS encoding amidohydrolase — protein: MITVFEAKRIITMDPSLPEATHIAVKDGKVIGVGPLNELEDLGSFTLDKRFANQYIYPGFVEGHSHALEGAMWSYLYLGYFPRHDPDGKPWQGCQSLEQIQKNLRDYAQQLPAGEPLIAWGFDPVYFEGARLDKKIIDEVVSDRPVVIFHANLHLMTVNSHMLAQTSLHTNSDVEGVMLGTDGLPNGELREMAAMFAVFEALGRSIFEEVASTKTLENYAKAAQRTGITTVTDLYNPLSDTGVEVLKTATAASDYAVRLVPAIAALDWQNNQGIERVFACQKDNTDKLQFGLVKLMTDGSIQGFSARMLWPGYHNGHENGIWNAPPETLKQIVLDYHQAGLQLHIHTNGDEAVELILDAIEEAQTLWYRADHRHTLQHCQFISQAQMRRAAKLGVCLNMFVNHIYYWGDIHRDKTLGYSRSRRMQPLSSALSLNIPVAMHSDAPVTPLGPLFSMWCSIARKTASGQSLGEHESLTIQQALYAVTLGAAYTLHMDDKVGSLEVGKYADMVVLDKDLYDIDSDDLPDLVVQATVLGGQVYANNG
- a CDS encoding sodium/glutamate symporter; this encodes MEDSFHGIIAFALMGVMLFVGGVLRKNIPLLQSSLVPASILGGLIGFLLLSLNWIPSYKAVDFNTLTFHFFTLSFMSLCLTGSSKDKSLAGDSIVRGGMWLTLIWTASLGLQALIGYGLIVCYDALTGSQVGPFLGALITHGFTQGPGQALTYGGIWEKQYGIVNATQVGLIYASLGFLVAFVVGVPAARRVINKGQNLNKTSSIDATFLAGFFNVNQGKSTTRLVTHSANMDSMAWHLGLLGVAYVITHIWLKLMQAATAGYEPFGINIAVLFSHNMFFVHGLGVCVLMRLVIDKAGWDQYVDDETFKRITGASVDFMVVGTIMSISFAVLYSLLAPILLVAAAVTIATFILCWYSAKLSGKLAPERALTSFGCCTGSTGTGLLLLRLLDADFSTSVAKELAFFNLAIVLVNLPVLFILTPIAPSVSPSTYLLAMAATVFVPLALMPLLMKKNAAASFSPAAALGE